DNA from Malus sylvestris chromosome 11, drMalSylv7.2, whole genome shotgun sequence:
CAATTTCTCTTAACTATTGcctaatttgttttagtttgtaaaattagcatatatgttcatatttcttttaatttaaagTTAGTAAATCTatgtttttttacttttcagttATGGAAAgatatttcaaaagaaaaacacaaccTGAGATATTAGAACCGTCTCCAAAGAGTCCAAAGAACAATGAAAGTAGTTCAAAACAAACTTGTGTGGATTATATGGAAATTAACTCGGAAACTCTCCAGTATGATCCTGGATTGCGTAGACCGATTTTGAGTTATCATCCTAATGTTCGAGACCAAGTTCGAAGAGCCTATCTCCAAAATAAACCTTGTCAACCAAAAACCCATGCATTTCCCTACACAAATTTTGGGACAAAGCCTAGAAGGTTCAATCCTGCTTGGTTTACTCAATTTCCTAATTGGTTGGAGTATAGCACATCACAGGATGCTGCCTATTGTTTATGTTGTTATCTCTTCAAACCTGATATTGGAGATCAATCTGGTGgggatacttttgttggagTCGGATTCAAGAAttggaagtgcaagaagaaACTAGAAATTCATGTTGGAGGACCTAATAGTTCTCATAATAATGTTTGGAGAAACTGTGAAGCCTTATTAAACCAAAAACAACATATTGAAACAGTTATCTCAAAACAAACTGACCAAGATCGAATTGATTATCGAACTCGATTAGGTGCATCAGTTGGTGTTAGTAGAATTCTCTTACAACAAGGTCTTCCATTTCGTGGGCATGATGAATCTGAAAATTCACTCAACCAAGGAAACTTTCTTGAAATTCTACGGTGGCTACGTCATTATAATGAGGGTATAAAGGCTGTCACGCTAGAAAATGCtcctgaaaatttgaaattgacaTCACCTGATATTCAGAAGGACATCTCAAGTGCTATTTCATATGAAATCATCAGTGCAATCACTAGTGATATTAATGATTCTTTATTTTCCATTCTTGTTGATGAATCACGAGACAAGTCTTCAAAGGAGAAAATGGCCATTGTATTGCGCTTTGTGGATAAAGGTCATGTGATAGAGCGCTTTGTAGGTATTGAGCATGTTGCAGATACTAAAGCTTCCTCACTCAAGTTAGCCATTGATGATTTCTTTTCTAGACATGGATTGAGCATATCAAAATTGCGTGGGCAAGGCTATGATGGGGCAAGTAATATGCAAGGTGAGTTCAATGGCCTTAAAGCACTAATTTTAAATGAGAATGAGTCTGCCTTTTATGTTCATTGTTTTGCTCATCAACTTCAATTAGCTCTAGTAGcagtggcaaaaaaaaattctgaaattGGAGATCTCTTTACTATGGTTTCTTCTGTGGTGAATATTGTGGTGGCATCTTCTAAGCGTCGTGATATTCTTAGAGAGAAACATGCTCATGTAGTTTTGGAAGCACTAGAAAATAACGAGCTTTCAAGTGGACAAGGTTTGAATCAAGAAACTACTCTTAAGCGGGCTAGTGACACGCGATGGAGCTCTCACTATAATTGTTTAATCAGCTTGGCTCACATGTTCTCATCAACGATAGAAGTGCTTGAGATTGTAAGAAAAGATGGAACAAGTTCTGAACAAAAATTTGAAGCAAAGGTTCTATTGACTTTTATTCAATCTTTCAACTTTATTTTTGGTCTACACTTGATGAAAAAGGTTTTGGGGATCACAAACGATTTATCACAGGCATTGCAAAAGAAggatcaagatattgtgaatgcAATGAACTTGGTCAATATATGCAAAGGAAGATTGCAAAGGATGCGAGAAAGTGGTTGGGAATCCTTATTTGATGAAGTTTCATCCTTTTGTGACAAGAATTGTATTAAAATTCCTAGCATGGATGATATTTTTACGAGTGGAGAGCGACCAAACCGAAAAGCTCATCCCATCACAAACGTGCACCATTATCGGGTTGATTTATTCACCGATGTCATAGATAAACAACTCACTGAGTTAAATGATCGATTTACTGAGAAGAATACTGAACTACTTCTTTGTGTGGCATGTTTAAGTCCAAGTAATTCTTTCTCTGCctttgacaaagaaaaattgatgCGTCTTGCCCAATTTTATCCAAGTGATTTTTCAGAGCACGATCTTGAGTTACTCAAAGAACAGCTTGAGAATTATATTTGGGACATGACCTCTAATAGTGAGTTTGCAGATTTGAAGGGAATTAGTGATCTTGCACAAAAGATGGTTGGAACCAAGAAAGATCATACTTATCCGTTAGTGTACTTGCTTTTGACACTGGCACTCATCTTACCGGTTGCAACAGCAAGTGTAGAGCGAGTCTTTTCTGCTATGAATATTGTTAAGAACACCCTACGCAA
Protein-coding regions in this window:
- the LOC126590402 gene encoding uncharacterized protein LOC126590402 — encoded protein: MEINSETLQYDPGLRRPILSYHPNVRDQVRRAYLQNKPCQPKTHAFPYTNFGTKPRRFNPAWFTQFPNWLEYSTSQDAAYCLCCYLFKPDIGDQSGGDTFVGVGFKNWKCKKKLEIHVGGPNSSHNNVWRNCEALLNQKQHIETVISKQTDQDRIDYRTRLGASVGVSRILLQQGLPFRGHDESENSLNQGNFLEILRWLRHYNEGIKAVTLENAPENLKLTSPDIQKDISSAISYEIISAITSDINDSLFSILVDESRDKSSKEKMAIVLRFVDKGHVIERFVGIEHVADTKASSLKLAIDDFFSRHGLSISKLRGQGYDGASNMQGEFNGLKALILNENESAFYVHCFAHQLQLALVAVAKKNSEIGDLFTMVSSVVNIVVASSKRRDILREKHAHVVLEALENNELSSGQGLNQETTLKRASDTRWSSHYNCLISLAHMFSSTIEVLEIVRKDGTSSEQKFEAKVLLTFIQSFNFIFGLHLMKKVLGITNDLSQALQKKDQDIVNAMNLVNICKGRLQRMRESGWESLFDEVSSFCDKNCIKIPSMDDIFTSGERPNRKAHPITNVHHYRVDLFTDVIDKQLTELNDRFTEKNTELLLCVACLSPSNSFSAFDKEKLMRLAQFYPSDFSEHDLELLKEQLENYIWDMTSNSEFADLKGISDLAQKMVGTKKDHTYPLVYLLLTLALILPVATASVERVFSAMNIVKNTLRNRMGDLWMNDCLVAYIEKDIFNSIEDEAIMQRFQNMKTRRGQLF